The Thunnus maccoyii chromosome 9, fThuMac1.1, whole genome shotgun sequence genome includes a region encoding these proteins:
- the zbtb26 gene encoding zinc finger and BTB domain-containing protein 26, translated as MAQNQVILQFRFATFGDSMLRKMNLLRHQKRFCDVTVRINQLEVPGHKVVFAAGSSFLRDQFILQQDSREVQITMIQEAEVGRQLLLSCYTGQLEFPELELVHYLTVASFLQMGHIVEQCTQALSKFIKPQASQQLEVDVEMRREDREEGLSSQASREQEHSQVRTVHQEEEEMEQVEDHKSSDADDDDDDDDVIIQPKSPLQILDRHPRQGVVESDITIVKVESVSDVAENSITGHFPTSPPAALHSPEPQHSLINSTVDSRSSDMAVPPGMAGYPLSPPPPSSPAEKHMGFQRNYDKPLQWYHQCPKCSRVFRQLENYANHLKMHKLFMCLLCGKTFTQKGNLHRHMRVHAGIKPFQCKICGKTFTQKCSLLDHLNLHSGDKPHRCNYCDMVFAHKPVLRKHLKQIHGKNSFDNANEGNLQDGGLDFDFGRI; from the coding sequence ATGGCTCAGAACCAGGTGATCCTGCAGTTCCGCTTTGCCACATTTGGGGACTCCATGTTGCGGAAGATGAACCTCCTGCGTCACCAAAAACGCttctgtgatgtcactgtgcgCATCAACCAGCTGGAGGTCCCAGGTCACAAGGTGGTGTTTGCCGCTGGTTCGTCTTTCCTGAGGGACCAGTTCATCCTTCAGCAGGACTCCAGGGAGGTCCAGATCACCATGATCCAGGAGGCGGAGGTGGGTCggcagctgctgctgtcctgCTACACAGGCCAGCTGGAGTTTCCTGAGCTGGAGCTGGTCCATTACCTGACGGTGGCCAGCTTCCTCCAAATGGGTCACATTGTGGAGCAGTGCACTCAAGCCCTCAGCAAGTTCATCAAACCGCAGGCTTCacagcagctggaggtggaTGTGGAGATGAGAAGGGAGGATAGGGAGGAGGGTTTATCCTCCCAGGCCTCGAGAGAACAGGAgcactctcaggtgaggactgtccatcaggaggaggaggagatggagcagGTTGAGGACCACAAAAGTagtgatgctgatgatgatgatgacgatgacgaTGTGATTATACAGCCTAAGTCCCCTCTCCAGATCTTGGACAGACATCCCAGGCAGGGTGTAGTCGAGAGTGACATCACCATAGTCAAGGTGGAGTCTGTGTCTGACGTAGCAGAAAATTCCATCACCGGTCACTTCCCGACCAGCCCCCCTGCTGCCCTGCATTCCCCTGAACCCCAACACTCGCTCATCAACTCCACTGTGGACAGTCGTAGTAGTGACATGGCGGTGCCACCTGGCATGGCCGGCTACCCGCTCAGCCCTCCTCCTCCGTCCTCTCCTGCAGAGAAACACATGGGGTTCCAGAGGAACTACGACAAGCCTCTCCAGTGGTACCACCAGTGTCCTAAGTGCTCCCGGGTCTTCCGCCAGCTGGAGAACTACGCCAACCACCTCAAGATGCACAAGCTGTTCATGTGCCTCCTGTGCGGCAAGACCTTCACACAGAAGGGCAACTTGCACCGACACATGCGCGTCCATGCCGGAATCAAACCCTTCCAGTGTAAAATCTGCGGGAAGACCTTCACCCAAAAGTGTTCTTTGCTGGATCACCTAAACCTGCACAGCGGGGACAAGCCCCACCGTTGTAACTACTGTGACATGGTGTTCGCTCACAAGCCAGTTCTCCGCAAGCACCTCAAACAGATCCATGGGAAGAACAGCTTTGACAACGCAAACGAAGGCAACCTGCAGGACGGGGGGCTTGACTTTGATTTTGGCCGAATATGA
- the p2rx4b gene encoding P2X purinoceptor 4b, whose protein sequence is MSRAAGCCQKSLHYVFDYETPKTLVIPNIWVGLVFRFVQLLVVLYVVGYVCVVQKAYQDTDSVISTVTTKVKGFAFTNTSDTEPHFWDVVDYVMPPQGDHSFFVLTNMVITPKQTQTHCPQLPTPSTTCVDDCDCIVGHADPRGNGIQTGLCENYSTTVRTCEVLSWCPLEKETKMPERALLAAAENFTVLIKNSVTYPNFNFHRRNILPHINSSYLGKCEFNRTTDPYCPIFRLKHIVSEAGEDFQDMAMKGGIIGIIIDWSCDLDWWAGKCYPKYSFRRLDSKSPVNNVAPGFNFRFAKYYMTPDGEESRTLIKAYGIRFDVIVFGTAGKFGIVPTIINLGAALSFLSLVPVVSDWVMLTCMRKRDLYSKYKVTYLNEDGDSESVSLGTSYGTQ, encoded by the exons ATGAGCCGGGCTGCAGGCTGCTGCCAGAAGTCTCTGCACTATGTGTTTGATTATGAAACTCCAAAAACATTGGTGATACCAAACATATGGGTAGGACTTGTCTTCAGATTCGTCCAGCTTCTGGTGGTGCTGTATGTGGTGGG gtatgtgtgtgtggtgcagaaAGCGTACCAGGATACAGACTCTGTCATCAGTACTGTCACCACCAAAGTGAAAGGTTTCGCCTTCACCAACACATCTGACACAGAACCACATTTTTGGGACGTGGTTGATTATGTTATGCCACCTCAG GGTGATCattctttctttgtgttgaCGAATATGGTTATTACACCCAAACAAACTCAGACACACTGTCCCCAG CTTCCAACTCCATCAACTACTTGCGTGGACGACTGTGACTGTATCGTGGGACACGCTGATCCTCGAGGAAACG GTATACAGACAGGACTGTGTGAGAACTACTCCACAACTGTCCGGACCTGCGAAGTGCTTTCATGGTGTCCTCTTGAAAAAGAAACCAAGATGCCTGA ACGTGCACTGCTGGCTGCAGCAGAAAACTTCACAGTGTTGATCAAAAACAGTGTGACGTACCCGAACTTCAACTTTCACAG AAGAAACATATTGCCACATATTAATTCCTCATATCTGGGGAAGTGTGAGTTCAATCGTACAACAGACCCTTACTGTCCCATATTCCGCCTCAAACACATCGTTTCAGAGGCTGGAGAGGACTTTCAAGACATGGCTATGAAG GGTGGCATCATTGGTATTATTATTGACTGGAGCTGTGACCTGGACTGGTGGGCAGGGAAGTGTTACCCCAAGTACAGCTTCCGCAGGCTGGACAGCAAAAGTCCTGTCAATAATGTTGCTCCTGGATTTAACTTCAG GTTCGCCAAATACTACATGACGCCAGATGGAGAGGAATCTAGGACCTTGATCAAAGCATACGGGATCCGGTTCGACGTCATTGTTTTTGGAACT GCCGGAAAGTTTGGAATTGTACCCACCATAATAAACTTGGGAGCAGCGTTGTCATTCCTTAGTTTG GTGCCTGTAGTTTCTGACTGGGTCATGTTGACATGCATGAGGAAAAGAGAtctttacagtaaatataaagtcaCATATCTGAATGAGGATGGTGacagtgaatca GTATCATTGGGCACCTCCTATGGAACCCAGTAG
- the gucd1 gene encoding protein GUCD1 — MTEDVVLLNVPVIRQLYHWDCGLACSRMVLKYLHPVSDEEFQRACWELKLTESVWTIDLAYLMCHLGIKHCFCTQTLGVDKGFRNQSFYKKHFDTEEDRVNELFLKAETKSVVVKKCSVTVQEIQSHLEQGHVAIVLVNAVVLTCELCSSPVKYCCFLPVGQKCFCRKPEYQGHFVVVCGFNRTTGCIFYNNPAYSDRVCCTSVSNFEEARRSYGTDEDILFIFKES, encoded by the exons ATGACAG AGGATGTCGTCCTGTTGAATGTACCTGTCATTCGGCAGCTGTACCACTGGGACTGTGGGTTAGCCTGCTCCAGGATGGTCCTGAA GTACCTCCACCCTGTGAGTGATGAGGAGTTTCAGAGAGCATGCTGGGAGCTGAAGCTGACAGAGAGCGTGTGGACTATTGACCTGGCCTACCTCATGTGCCATCTAGGAATCAAACACTGCTTTTGCACGCAGACCCTGGGTGTTGACAAGGGCTTTAGGAATCAG TCCTTTTATAAGAAGCATTTTGATACTGAAGAAGACCGAGTGAATGAGCTTTTTCTTAAAGCAGAGACCAAAAGTGTGGTGGTGAAGAAATG CTCTGTGACGGTTCAGGAAATTCAGTCTCACCTGGAGCAGGGCCACGTTGCCATAGTGTTGGTCAACGCTGTTGTCTTGACATGTGAACTCTGCTCCTCGCCTGTCAAATACTGCTGCTTCTTGCCTGTTGGTCAGAAGTGTTTCTGCAGGAAACCTGAGTACCAGGGTcattttgtggttgtgtgtggCTTCAACAGGACCACCGGCTGCATTTTCTACAACAACCCTGCATATTCTGACC gGGTGTGCTGCACCAGCGTCAGTAACTTCGAGGAGGCCCGGCGGAGTTATGGGACAGATGAGGATATCCTGTTCATCTTTAAGGAAAGCTGA